TACTTTCACATCCTCTCATTAACCCACTGAGGAGgttgtgtttcttgtttctgAGTTACTGATCCCAGAGAAGTTTCCAGCCATTATGCTAAGCCAGACTAACAAGGCCAAGGCactttaatataaaacagttttcactTCATATGAGACGTTTACTGACCTTGGTGTGTTGTGTAGGACAGCAGCGAGTTCAGCCctgaagatgagatgagatgagactTAAACTCAGGATGAAGTAAAAGCTCTGAATAAATGACAGGATGACTTTTCTCTCTTAAAGTCAGCGTACAGGAGAAACGTGGAGCCGCTCTCTGATCTTTGTTTAAAGTGAATCACATCATTGTTGTGGCAGGATGTGTTCTGTGGCAGGACGTGAGAATGTCGTTTAACACGACGACAAggtttgtgaaatgttttgagcTTCCTGTCAAAGATTTAAAGACAATATTGAACCAAATATTTTCCGCTCGTCGTCATATCTGTGAGGACATTTGCTGCATTTTACATCTCTCGGTTTCCTGTTTTCAAACATCTTCTATCTCACCGTCACTCTTCCAACTCATCCGACACGCTGTAAATAGAATTATGAGATTTAGGACATATATGTTGTACTTACAGAGCAGCCACATGATGTTGGTCATGCTGTACCTCATAGCCGGTTAAGACTGAGAGCTTGTTTCCGTGGCAGGGCTTGaaccctcctccttcctctgtgaACATGAGTTCAGTGATTCTGTGGTTTACAGCTCATTTATTAAACGAACAAAGAAATCATCGTCTGCCTCAAACACAAAGTCTTGTTTTCTTGTCAGGCTTTTTGTTTCAAGTCCCAGGTTTACTCTCATTGTGTCCGtcgaggctgctgagcccagttacatcaCCCAGCTTTGGTTCTGTcacaacaccggctccactccaCGTCAGcattcagtatttattgttatataatgttgatcatatttttaaaagatactTCACAGATTTCATCAAAAATCACTGTATTTACTTTGACTTTGTCCATGACAGGTTGGACTGAATGCAGCTGAAGTGCAGGAACCTGACCAACATGCAGGTCTGACAGTCACCTGGGGATCGTTGTGGACACCTGTGTGATCCGTATGAACAATCAGTATGAACGATCCGAATGAACGATCCGTATGAACGATCAGTGTGAACGATCAGTATGAACGATCAGTATGAACGATCAGTATGAACGATCCGTATGAACGATCAGTATGAACTATCAGTATGAACGATCCGTATGAACGATCCGAATGAACGATCTGTATGAACGATCAGTGTGAACGATCAGTATGAACGATCAGTATGAACGATCCGAATGAACGATCAGTATGAACGATCAGAATGAACGATCAGTATGAACGATCCGAATGAATGATCAGTATGAGCGATCCGAATGAACGATCCGTATGAACGATCTGTGTGAACGATCCGTATGAACGATCCGTATGAACGATCCGAATGAGCGATCAGTATGAACGATCCGTGTGAACGATCAGTATGAACGATCAGTATGAGCGATCCGAATGAACGATCCGTATGAACGATCTGTGTGAACGATCCGTTTGAACGATCCGTATGAACGATCCGTATGAACGATCCGAATGAGCGATCAGTATGAACGATCTGTGTGAACGATCCGTATGAACGATCAGTATGAACGATCCGTATGAACGATCCGTATGAACGATCCGTATGAACGATCCGTATGAACGATCCGTATGAACGATCCGTGTGAAAGAATCCGTGTGAACGATCCGTGTGAACAATCCGTGTGAACGATCCGTATGAACGATCAGTATGAACGATCAGTATGAACGATCCGTATGAACGATCAGTGTGAACGATCCGTATGAACGATCCGTATGAACGATCAGTGTGAACGATCAGTATGAACGATCCGTATGAACGATCCGTTGTGcttactgctcgtcacacagcctgagcggcctggctgtcacgtgacaaatgaactaGGACCTGAGGACGGACGCACAGTTGAGTGAGTcgtgaactaatcatttctgtttcctgtcctgctgACTGAGCTTATGCAGCTGCCTGCCATGTGGCGAGGGAaggtactgcatgaaaatgaacgaatcactcactgagacgactcattactcccgagtcatataaaagattagttcatatTGAACGAATCGTTCACGACTGACACATCACTACAGCAGAGCACTGTGACAGACGGAGGGTCTCTGTGATCACTGACGGTGGTAGGTCACAGCATGGACGGACAGAGGAATCCCAGATACAGCACTGGGGGGCGGGTGGAGAGCCCAGCTTTCACCGGCCACAGGATTTACAATGACCGGGTGAGGTACCCGGGCTCAGCAACCTCAGCAACATCCATGGACACAAtgagagtaaatgtgggactgacttttagtggttggtgagagctgctgttgtgtctgtgtattttgttttcagaattCCTGCAGAACTTGAACGCAGCTCAGTAAACCCCGCCCTTCTTGTCCGTTGAAAACAACATCAGCTGTTCGACAGACATGACGGGCTTTGAACGCTTCTCCGTGTTTTGTGGTTTCCTGTTCACCTCTGTGGTCTGTGCATctgaaggtgagggtgatggaggagtgtgtgcgtggtgatggaggagtgtgtgcgtggtgatggaggagtgtgtgtagttcactgcagcacacagtctGTTGGAGGACAACCTAATGTCAGCTGTTCATGTCAACAAGTTATGCAAcacttcactttcactttctgtgagcagctttgtgtttgtccaGTTTAAAGTGAGTAATAAgattatatgtaaatatgtataaagAGAGAtcagtgtatatatacacacgcTGATACTCCTTAtgtagatttatattttatatttatgttactGTAGTTCATGTGAACACAGGCTGACAGACGGAGGCATGTTGTATCCTGTTTGTGATTTTGGCTGAAGAAACTGCTCACGGCCGCCCCCTGTGGTCACCAGGAAGGCGTGACTTCAAAGGTGTGCAGGGTTTAAATAGAGAGTGGACAGGTGAACTCCATCAGGTCAGTGAGGAGGGAACACAGGGTGGAGAGAACCAATCAGTGCTCAGGAAAAGGACGTGAGGTAAGAGGGGAGATCTAAAGGAAATGTGAATCTTTACAACAAATTctggattttctgtttttagatcAGCGTCTTCTGAAAGTGGATCCTGGACAGGACGTCCCTCTTCAGTGTCCAGGTCCCAGAGGTGCCTCCGTCGTCCTGCTGGAGTGGAACAGACCTGATCTGAAGTCAGATGGTTACGTGTTCTTTTACCGAAACAAGCGCTCATTTGAAAACTACCAGCATCCGTCTTTCCGTGGTCGAGTGCAGCTGAGCGATCCACAGATGAAGGACGGAGACTTCTCTGTGGTTCTGAACAACGTCACCATCGACGACACCGGCACCTACGAGTGTCAGGTTATTGTCATCAGGCCCAATGAGACGACACGCTCTGAGATCAGGCACCACATCAGCCTGACAGTCACAGCGAGTGCAGGCCGCAGAGCTGAGATGAGCAGCAGTGGAGGAAACAGTGACGGGAATCCTCTCGTGGTGGTCGGGTCAGTTCTTGGTGTTCTGCTGGTTcttgctgttgttttcattgtttttcaaagaaagagaaaacctGAGGAGCGTCCGTACAAAGTGACTGATCAGACTGCAGAGGTCACATGAACGTTTCACTCTGGAATCAAAGCACGTTTTATTCATAGAAGATGAAACCGAGCAGCACTGgcatcatgtttctgtttccactctTTAATCCATGTCTGATCTCTGTATCCATCTTTCATGTAATGCACTTTATTTCACCTTTCATACGCTTCTTGAAATCAATTTTGTGTCTGACACTTTCTGATTTTAGTAAAGTCATTTATGTTGAACAGGAGCTGGGTTTGTGTCTTCATTCAAACCCATGAAACGACACTTGGTGCTGGTTCTGCTTCTGACAGACCTGCTGCTCAGGGTGCTTCGTATCCTGTCATTTACTTTGTACATCATAATTCTGAAACATCGCGCTGCTGCCAGCTCGACCAACAACGTCTCAACATCCACCACTGTCACATGAGGAGTTGGTTCAGGAGGTGAACAGTAGGTGGCGCCAGTTCTCCAGGTTTGATTCTGTCCAGTAGGCGTTCACTGCCCATCATCGTCCTGTACATATCAGTCTACAGTAAGGACTctaaatattcatgaataaatacatgaagaATGAACGACGTCTGCATGAGTTTGATGTTTCTGGGGCCTCAAACTGAATCTCGTTTAGGACTGACCCTGGTCCAGGTCAGAGTGTGAGATGGACGCATCATGTCTACAGTACTAACTAAGTACTGACAGTACTGCTCTCAGCTGTAGTACCTGCAGTAATataatgtgtatgtgttgtattttaCAGAGAGTACAACTGCAGTTTACTCAGCAGTGAGGAGCAGGAGACGTCCAGTCGAAGAGGACAAGAGGTACAGCTGCTAAACTATGAAATCCACAAATGTTGATTTgatattgtctgtctgtctgtctgtctgtctgtctgtctgtctgtctgtcagtcacaggtcctctcctcttctctgagGTCCAGCTGGTCTGTAGCTGCCCCCCCAGAGACGTCACAGCTCAGGACTTTCATTGATTTCTTTGATTtggattgatttattttcataaaaccTGTTCCTTGTTTCTTTACTCTCATTCATATTTCTACTGAGCAGAATCTAATGCTAATCATTCCATGTGATGTCTTTAAAGTTTTGTGTTGTTCCTCTGCAGCATCAATAAACTGTGGTCTCACTTCTGATATTTCTCGTGTGGTTCTGTCAGTTTCACAAAGCTGCTGTGGCTGACAGAGACGCTCTTCTCTTCAGATCacaccaacaaaccaacaaaccaacaaaccacGGTCACAGAtagaaacagcagcaacaccctCCACCTCAGTGCAGAGTGTTTGATTGTTCAGTCAGTGAAGATTCAGCCTGTAAAGTTTAAACAGCTGAATGAGAATTCTCTTCTTATGGAAGTCTCCTCATTGATCAAACTCACTGAGAAGTTCATCTGACAGCTTCTGTACTCATGGAGAACTCTGCGTAACGTATGCTTATATATGAACTCACCATGAGACTCAGCAGAACAAACTGAGGAGGCAGCAGACAGTGACTCCTGTACGCACTATGTCGGGGTCTTTTTATTTAGAAGGAAAATCATTTTCCAGTTTAAAATTCTGCTGCATGAACTAATGTTTGCATGTACATAAAGTGACATATATGACAGACTGACTTCAAGCCTCAAACCTCCAGAGAAGGTTGATGTTCAGAATGTGTTTgagcgccacctgctggacacatgaagacatttgactttttaaagtgacaaagtTCTTTTTATGAagtgttagtttgtgtttttctttatgaaaTATGACGACAGCTGCGTCTGACTCAAACAAAGTTCTGAACTTTATGGGAGTTTTCTGCAGCAGTTCATCATGACCGCACAGCTGGACTGTTGTAGCTGTCTCTCAGTCAGTTTTAACAGACGACATCACATCTCACCAGTCTTCCCTCTGTTGGCTTCCTGTGAGTTTTAGGATTGATCTTAAGATCTTACTGACCACTTTTAAAGCCCGCAGGGCTCTGGTTCCTACATGTTAACCCCCTATGAGCCAGCTCGCAGCCTTACATCCTCGGTCACTCCTGGGTGTTGCAGGGTCGAGGCTAAAAACTAGAGGTGATCGCGCCTTTTCGATCAGAGCCCCTCGAGTCTGGAAGGAGCTGCCCGAGGACACGAGGCTCGCTGAATCAGTGAATCCTTTAAATCACTTCATAAAAAACGTTTTTACACAGTCGTcgttttctatttttatcttctcattttattttgttatccTGTCATGTATTAATCTTCGATGTTCATTAATTgttcttttatcatttctttttccttgaATCTGTCGACATGCAGTGTCACGAGTTCTTACACTGTGTTGCCTTCTGTTGGCCCTTCTGCTCTGTAAAAAGCTGCTATATACATAAAGTCATTATTATCATCTCTGAATCATGGAAAGAAAGAGCTGCAGCACACGATACTGTGATCGTGGCAGCGTGTACgactgaaagagaagaaacataTATCTACAAATGATGTCCCgttatgtaaacatacatgtataACACAAGTGACTATAACCTGAAGTAGTCATGGTAACGTAATAATGACACTGCTGTGAAGTTTATATGGTTATcactgaaatacacacagcacatacatGGAACTGTTCATCAGCACATTGCAGACTAAATACGTGTGTGTATAAAATAAGTAGTACTTGATGCCCTGACAATCCATAGGCAGGTCTGTGAGTACTCGTGGTACTGTGTGACATGTCTGTAGGCCTGACACTGTGATCTCCTCCTGTACTGCCTGTGCATGCGTGTGACCCCTTCATGGAGGCAGTACTGGAGAAGGTTCTGGTCACAGCTGGGTCATGAGCTCACTGGGCTCCTCCAGGCTGATCAGCAGGTCGAATCATGTGAAACTATGACTGATGATACTTGTACAGAAATACtcacacagagcaggtcaggATAAGGTTAGAAATACTCAGttactgctcctcctcctgttaaACATGACCGCATGTTACACGCTGTACCTGAAGAACACACAGTAATGATAGAAACCATGAAGGAATACTTACAGTATAACAAACTGTGGTTAGaagtaatcagaacaaatactcaagtacagctgaacatagttaccacagtgggattacactttGACAGTTTCTCTCCTACTGTCACGGACGTTACACGGACGTTATATGGACGTTACACTGACGTTACACCGACGTTACATTGACGTTACACCGACGTTACACGGACGTTACACGGACGTTACATTGACGTTACACGGACGTTACACGGACGTTACACGGACGTTACACCGACGTTACATGGACGTTACACTGACGTTACACCGACGTTACACGGACGTTACACTGACGTTACATGGACGTTACACTGACGTTACACCGACGTTACACGGACGTTACACCGACGTTACACGGACGTTACACTGACGTTACACGGACGTTACACTGACGTTACACCGACGTTACATTGACGTTACACTGACGTTACACCGACGTTACACGGACGTTACACTGACGTTACACCGACGTTACATGGACGTTACACCGACGTTACACCGACGTTACATGGACGTTACACCGACGTTACATGGACGTTACACCGACGTTACACGGACGTTACATGGACGTTACACCGACGTTACACCGACGTTACACGGACGTTACACGTTCACAAACCTGCATGTGttgctgaatgtttgtttacactctTGCCGCCCCGCCCCCTTGCTGTCACATTCATTCTgacacattcacagaccatgggaaatcacagaactctaccatgaaccTGACAACACTGTAAACGTTGCTGCAAGATTTTCCTACAGAACTTGAACGCAGCTCGGTAAACCCCGCCCTTGTCCGGTGTTCTCTTCTTCGGCTCCTCGTGGTCAACATGAAGGAactcctggttctggtcctggtcctggtcctggtcctgggtTTGGTCTGTTCGGTGTCTCCATCTGAAGGTGAGCTGTGTGGCGGAGGGCTTCCCGGTACCGTCTGTTACTGTCTGGGTCAACTTAGCTGCCGTGCTAATACAAAACAGACACCGGCAACCGGTGCTGCTCCGTCAGCAACTTACAGCCAGCAACTTACAGCCAGCAACTTACAGCCGGCAACTTACAGCCAGCAACTTACAGCCGGCAACTTAAAGCCGGCAACTTACAGCCAGCAACTTACAGCCAGCAACTTAAAGCCGGCAACTTACAGCCGGCAACTTAAAGCCGGCAACTTACAGCCGGCAACTTACAGCCGGCAACTTAAAGCCGGCAACTTACAGCCGGCAACTTAAAGCCGGCAACTTACAGCCGGCAACTTAAAGCCGGCAACTTACAGCCGGCAACTTAAAGCCGGCAACTTACAGCCAGCAACTTACAGCCAGCAACTTAAAGCCGGCAACTTACAGCCAGCAACTTACAGCCAGCAACTTAGCTTAAAGTCTCAGTCTATCATCGCGCCAAAGGTACGTCAGCCTACCGATAAAAGCTCCGTAACCTACACTAGATTACGGACGGGTGATctaaatcaaattcaaatcagattttatttgtacagtccaaagtcacaaagtccattttctctgcggctttacaatctgtacagggagtgacaccctctgtcctagaccctcggttccagtgaggaaaaacttgcccacaaaaacctttaacagggaaaaaaggtggaagaaacctcaggaagagccacagaggagggatccctctcccaggacggacagacgtgcaatggatgtcagtgtacagaacaaatcaacacacatattgtacaattacaatgactgaataaaatgacaatgaatacaaatgaatgataaaatgacaatgaattacctgactgataaaatgacaatgaattacaatgataagacactgaattacaatgactgataaaatgacaatgaattacaatgatgataaaatgacaatgaatctacaatgactgataaatgacaatgaattacatgactgataaaatgacaatgaattacaatgactgataaaatgacaatgaattacaatgactgataaaaatgattacagtaatagatatggtagtaataatgacagtaataatatatgtagtgggcgtcatgcaggatctAGGAACTAAGATAGCCAGCCTCACTGTAAGGCGATCCGTGCACAGGGGAATCTGTGTTCGACTGCTCTGGACTCAAATCAGTGGGAGgagatcatcatcattatgGACAACGGCGATTTTCACAATCTGACGTGTAAAATTAACTTATAACACGcgttgaattaaaaaaaaaaggccaattTATGACCCCTTTGACTTGCCATAaggttagagctcggtcaggttagagctcggtcaggtaagagctcggtcaggttagagctcggtcaggtcaGGTAAGAGCTCGGTcaggttagagctcggtcaggttagagctcggtcaggtcaggttagagctcggtcaggttagagctcggtcaggttagagctcggtcaggtcaggtaagagctcggtcaggtcaggttagagctcggtcaggtcaggttagagctcggtcaggttagagctcggtcaggtcaggttagagctcggtcaggtcaggttagagctcggtcagggtagagctcggtcaggtcaggttagagctcggtcaggtcaggttagagctcggtcaggttagagctcggtcaggtcaggttagagctcggtcacgttagagctcggtcaggtcaggttagagctcggtcaggtcaggttagagcttggtcaggttagagctcggtcaggtcaggttaaagctcggtcaggtcaggttagagctcggtcaggtcaggttagagctcggtcaggtcaggttagagctcggtcaggttagagctcggtcaggttagagctcggtcaggtcaggttagagctcggtcaggttagagctcggtcaggtcaggttagagctcggtcaggtcaggttagagctcggtcaggtcaggttagagctcggtcaggtcaggttagagctcggtcaggttagagctcggtcaggtcaggttagagctcggtcaggtcaggttagagctcggtcaggtcaggttagagctcggtcaggttagagctcggtcaggtcaggttagagctcggtcaggtcaggttagagctcggtcaggttagagctcggtcaggtcaggttagagctcggtcaggtcaggttagagctcggtcaggttagagctcggtcaggtcaggttagagctcggtcaggttagagctcggtcaggtcaggttagagctcggtcaggtcaggttagagctcggtcaggtcaggttagagctcggtcaggtcaCGTTAGAGCTCGGTCACgttagagctcggtcaggtcacgttagagctcggtcaggtcaggttagagctcggtcaggtcaggttagagcttggtcaggttagagctcggtcaggtcaggttaaagctcggtcaggtcaggttagagctcggtcaggtcaggttagagctcggtcaggtcaggttagagctcggtcaggttAGAGCTCAGTCGggttagagctcggtcaggtcaggttagagctcggtcaggtcaggttagagctcggtcaggtaagagctcggtcaggtcaagttagagctcggtcaggtcaggttagagctcggtcaggtcaggttagagctcggtcaggttAGGGCGTGGTCAAGTTAGGGTGTGGTCAAGCTAGAGCTCGGTCAAgttagagctcggtcaggttagagctcggtcaggttAGGGTGTGGTCAAGCTAGAGCTCGGTCAAGTTAGAGCTCGGTCACGTTAGAGCTCGGTCACGTTAGAGCTCGGTCACGTTAGAGCCAGATCAGTTAACACCCGCTGTCATCCCGTGACGGCGGGTGTTAACAAACAATGTTAACAGCTTCCTGCactgtcttcttgtttttagaTCCAGATGTGATGTCAGTGAGACCTGGAGATGATGTCACTCTGACATGTCGGTCTACTGATCCAAACATCGTAGCTGTAGAGTGGACCAGACCTGACCTGGAGCCAGAGCAAGTCTTCTTATACATAGATGGACACTTCAAACCACAGAAGCAGCATCCATCCTTTATGGGTCGGGTTCAGCTGGTGGACACAGATCTGAAGGACGGAGACGCGTCTTTAACTCTGAAGAACGTGAGCAGCAGTGATGAGGGAACATACGAGTGTCGAGTTAGAGTGGATGATCCAACACGACAGAAGAGAGCCCTCATTGAtgatcagccaatcagaagagtCAGACTGCAGGTTACAGGTGAGTTCATGCAGTGAGAGTCAAACATGAAGGAGGCTGTTCcactgttcattcattcactgactGATGGACATTTTCAGCTCCAGGTTCAGACTATGCAGCCATgaaggatggagagaaggaggatggagaggaggaggatggagaggaggaggatggaggccACACTCGGATGCACGTtggagtgacagcagcagcatctttcctggtttgtttgtgtgttggactttttgttttctggaaaTCTAAAAGACATTTGAACAATGAtccagaagcagcagcagctgatggtgatgatgatgagctcctgtgaggtcagagaggtggaggtggtgagaaCAATAATTCTAGAGACGATGTTCATGATGAGTTTGTTGTTATTGGAGGCAGAAAACATGTTGAAGAGACGGGAGGAGCAGGAAGTGCTCCATCTCAACATTTCATTATTGATGCAGGTGGAGCTGTGAGTGTTGATGACGCACAGTGTGTCCACAGGGTATTAAAAAGAATTGAAAGGGAGTAAATCAAGGTCTATCAAAAGCATTAAGTGCCTGATTACAATGTATATACAGaagtatttttgatttttaaagtttgtttgttaaaagtttGTCAGAATTTATTACATAGTTATattttcaacttcaactttatttatttctatagcacctttcatacagaattgtagccctAAGTGCTTAAGAGCAGAGtacaaacagaaatagacaacagagcagttgcatgaaaaactagagattagaagaaaagtaaaaagcataaaactacaacaacgaaacaaataagaagtaaaTTAAGACCCATAGGGTACAAAGCAGAATTTAAGAACAGGTGCAGTAAAAGTAGGTATgacctgtacagtgaataagcaccagagataaaagtaacagtgatcaggacataaaaactcagcagtgaatggcaccttaggtaaaagctAAAGAGATAcgtcttaagttgtttttaaaaatgtctacagaggtgcagtccctcagatccatagGCAGGCTGTTCCAGGTAGCTAAAAGCggcctcaccaaacttctttgtggaggttctggggacaactaggagtccagatAGATAGGTAGGTCGGTGCCAAGctattcagtgatttaaaaaccaataagagaatcttaaaatcaattctaaaacgaACAGGTAACCAGTTCCAAGTTTTTGACCTGATCTTTTGTCCTTAGGGCCAGGGATTGAAAATGCTGGGAGAGGTGTTCTCTTTGGTCTTTGGGCCTgactattattatttctgtcttttcctgatTAAGTTGTAGAAAGTTATTTCCCATCCAGACATTGATTTCATCTAGGCATTGTACTAAGTTGTTGATTGGGGTGAGGTCGTGTGGGGATACTGCGATGTACAGTTGTGTGTCGTCTGCGAAGCTGTGGAATTCAATGTTATGACTTCTAATCATTTTGCCGAGTGGGAGCATGTAGATGTTGAACAGAAGGGGCCCTAAGATAGAACCTTGAGGGACTCCACAGGCAATAATATTTACATCTGATGAGAAATCACCCAGTGTCACAGTGAAGTCCCGCCCAGTCAGATATGACCTGAACCAATTCAAGGCCACACCCGAGAGTGATATCATTGAGTACTTTGACCAGTGCAGTTTCTGTGCTATGGTGCActctaaaaccagactgaaaaGTCTCTAAGATATTATTAACTGTAATAAAATTATTAGGTTTGACTATTGCTGTCTTTAAAACCTGGGGGAAAGTGCCAGTAAATAATGAGTGATTGACGATGTGTAGGACTTCCTCTAAAAGGGAGCTAAAAACAGAGTATGGGGTCAAGTGTGCAAGTGGAGGGTTTTAGCTCTGATACCACCTTACTAAGTGACTCAGCATCAATCTGAGTAAACGAGTGCATGGTATAATTAAAGTACTTAGTGCAAtctaaaacatttctatttccattatttagagtgtgtgtgtgtgtgaacggtgttaccatggttacaggaAACGCCCTGAAACTTCataatgataatcaataagaAGTTTTTATGACGGTACAAAATATACGGCTAATACTTTGAAAGAGAAATACTTTTAGAGACGTGGAAGTTACGATAGACAATCTTtgaaaacactggaaaaaatgaatgaatgtcttTTCATGTCAGATGAATTATTCaggcttaaaaaacaaacagctattTGCACTGCTTTTCCTCATAAACAGTG
Above is a genomic segment from Larimichthys crocea isolate SSNF chromosome XIV, L_crocea_2.0, whole genome shotgun sequence containing:
- the LOC109142911 gene encoding coxsackievirus and adenovirus receptor, producing MKELLVLVLVLVLVLGLVCSVSPSEDPDVMSVRPGDDVTLTCRSTDPNIVAVEWTRPDLEPEQVFLYIDGHFKPQKQHPSFMGRVQLVDTDLKDGDASLTLKNVSSSDEGTYECRVRVDDPTRQKRALIDDQPIRRVRLQVTAPGSDYAAMKDGEKEDGEEEDGEEEDGGHTRMHVGVTAAASFLVCLCVGLFVFWKSKRHLNNDPEAAAADGDDDELL